The following proteins come from a genomic window of Leptolyngbya iicbica LK:
- a CDS encoding RNA recognition motif domain-containing protein has translation MTIYIGNLSFQAEEDDLREVFAEYGEVKRISLPTDRETGRKRGFAFVEMAEDAHEDKAISELDGAEWLGRELRVNKARPRNDSGGGGGRRNDGGDRLKSNPL, from the coding sequence GTGACTATCTACATCGGTAATTTGTCGTTTCAAGCGGAGGAGGATGATCTACGCGAGGTGTTTGCTGAATATGGTGAGGTTAAGCGCATTAGCTTGCCGACCGATCGGGAAACTGGCCGGAAGCGTGGATTTGCCTTTGTGGAGATGGCAGAAGACGCCCATGAAGATAAGGCGATCTCGGAGCTGGATGGCGCTGAGTGGCTCGGGCGTGAATTGCGAGTCAATAAGGCTCGCCCCCGGAATGACAGTGGTGGGGGCGGTGGGCGACGCAATGATGGTGGCGATCGCCTCAAGAGTAATCCCCTCTAG
- a CDS encoding RNA-binding S4 domain-containing protein, translating into MGTTATGEPFIKLDQFLKWQQVVQSGGQAKQLIQNGYVEVNGEMELRRGRKLFAGDVVAVDDLVFEVHMAGTAEATD; encoded by the coding sequence ATGGGTACGACAGCAACCGGCGAACCGTTCATTAAGCTAGATCAATTTTTGAAGTGGCAGCAGGTCGTGCAGTCAGGCGGCCAGGCCAAGCAACTCATTCAAAATGGCTATGTGGAAGTGAACGGCGAAATGGAACTGCGGCGCGGGCGCAAACTCTTTGCTGGTGATGTCGTGGCGGTTGATGACCTTGTGTTTGAAGTTCACATGGCAGGCACGGCTGAAGCCACCGATTAA
- a CDS encoding Tll0287-like domain-containing protein → MKLQNRLAIVILVIFFGGWLIAGASAFILEKQDARANVANTARILLSTAISARNYTTERIEPLSINDDGFVRETVPSFAAQELFDRLNEDYPGYSYSERALNPTNPKDLAEAWQVELIQYFIQNPDANEVVDERVNRGGQSTLFVAEPIRVNSTSCLECHSTPDVAPPGLIKTYGRSNGFGWELNETIGTRIISVPTEIQDQQAISSVFSYLVLIAGVFLLAYAALSIIVRKWLTIPLGKITQLVEEISLRETEIESQLPEDRTDAIGRLNRSINRLITTLNKALLNKEENIR, encoded by the coding sequence ATGAAGCTTCAAAATCGATTAGCCATCGTTATTTTAGTAATCTTTTTCGGGGGTTGGCTAATTGCTGGTGCTTCTGCATTTATTCTAGAAAAGCAGGATGCCCGTGCCAATGTTGCTAATACCGCACGGATTTTACTCAGCACAGCAATTTCGGCTCGTAACTACACAACCGAAAGAATCGAGCCACTCTCAATCAATGATGATGGTTTTGTCAGAGAAACAGTACCTTCTTTCGCCGCTCAGGAACTTTTTGACAGATTGAATGAAGACTATCCTGGTTATAGCTATAGTGAGCGTGCCCTCAATCCTACAAACCCTAAAGACTTAGCTGAGGCGTGGCAAGTAGAGCTGATTCAGTATTTTATTCAAAATCCAGATGCAAATGAGGTCGTTGACGAACGCGTTAATCGTGGTGGGCAGTCCACATTATTCGTCGCGGAGCCGATTCGCGTCAACTCAACCAGTTGTCTGGAATGTCATAGCACACCAGATGTTGCCCCTCCAGGACTTATCAAAACCTATGGGCGCTCTAACGGATTTGGCTGGGAGCTGAATGAAACAATTGGAACGAGAATTATCTCGGTTCCGACAGAGATTCAGGATCAGCAGGCAATTAGTTCTGTCTTTTCCTATCTTGTACTGATTGCTGGGGTTTTCTTACTAGCTTATGCGGCCTTGAGCATTATCGTTCGGAAGTGGCTCACGATTCCCCTGGGGAAAATCACTCAACTCGTGGAAGAAATCAGCCTGAGAGAAACCGAAATTGAGAGTCAATTACCCGAAGACAGAACGGATGCCATTGGGCGACTTAATCGATCGATTAATCGACTGATTACGACTTTGAATAAAGCGCTACTGAATAAAGAAGAAAATATTCGTTAG